One window of Xanthomonas sp. 10-10 genomic DNA carries:
- the glyS gene encoding glycine--tRNA ligase subunit beta, giving the protein MSEHLPLLIELGTEELPVKALPGLAQAFFDGVLAGLEKRGVAVTRGDAKPLSTPRRLAVLLPGVATEQPEQRSEVLGPYLNIALDAEGKPTKALAGFAAKAGIDWTALERTSDAKGERFVHRAVTPGARTADLLPDILREAIAAMPIPKPMRWGAHEYAFARPVQWLVLLFGNEVIPAELLGVRGDRVSRGHRFMHEGEVSLAVPGDYIDALRSAHVLVDADARRTRIIEEVEAAARQAGGSARISDDNLEQVVNLVEWPSAVLCSFEREFLAVPQEALIETMEINQKFFPVLDDGGKLTEQFIGIANIVSRDVAEVAKGYERVIRPRFADAKFFFDEDLKQGLEAMGAGLASVTYQAKLGSVADKVARVAALAEAIAPQVGADPVQARRAAQLAKNDLQSRMVNEFPELQGIAGRHYAKAAGEPSEISLAIDEAYQPRFAGDDIALSPLGKVLAIAERLDTLAGGFAAGLKPTGNKDPFALRRNALGLARTVIESGFELDLKVTLVTAVKLLPWDRLMRKATLKDEERIADIDSAQYAQLASEIFDFILDRLRGYYADKGVPATHFNAVAALFSVAPEGAPAGLVGAHPGATHGSLYDFDRRIDAIGIFATLPEAEALAAANKRIRNILRKVEGEIPGDIDTRLLREPAEEALAEAVEAAIGDTGDALHRHDYVAVLARLARLRPQVDAFFEGVMVNAEDPQLRANRLALLKKLGDRLGSVAAIEHLSS; this is encoded by the coding sequence ATGAGCGAACACCTTCCCCTGCTGATCGAACTGGGCACCGAAGAGCTGCCGGTCAAGGCGCTGCCGGGCCTGGCGCAGGCCTTCTTCGATGGCGTGCTGGCCGGTCTGGAAAAGCGCGGCGTCGCCGTCACCCGTGGCGATGCCAAGCCGCTGTCCACGCCGCGCCGTCTGGCGGTGCTGCTGCCGGGCGTGGCCACCGAGCAGCCCGAGCAGCGCTCCGAAGTGCTGGGCCCGTATCTCAACATCGCCCTCGACGCCGAGGGCAAGCCGACCAAGGCACTGGCCGGTTTCGCCGCCAAGGCCGGAATCGACTGGACCGCACTGGAGCGCACCAGCGACGCCAAGGGCGAGCGCTTCGTGCATCGCGCGGTGACGCCGGGCGCGCGCACCGCCGACTTGCTGCCCGACATCCTGCGCGAGGCGATCGCTGCGATGCCGATCCCCAAGCCGATGCGCTGGGGCGCACACGAATACGCCTTCGCGCGGCCGGTGCAGTGGCTGGTGCTGCTGTTCGGCAACGAGGTGATTCCGGCCGAATTGCTGGGCGTGCGTGGCGACCGCGTCAGCCGTGGCCACCGCTTCATGCATGAGGGCGAGGTATCGTTGGCAGTGCCGGGCGATTACATCGACGCATTGCGCAGCGCGCATGTGCTGGTGGATGCCGATGCACGCCGCACGCGCATCATCGAAGAGGTCGAAGCGGCCGCTAGGCAGGCCGGCGGCAGCGCGCGCATCAGCGACGACAACCTGGAGCAGGTAGTCAACCTGGTGGAATGGCCGTCGGCGGTGCTGTGCAGTTTCGAGCGCGAGTTCCTGGCGGTACCGCAGGAAGCGCTGATCGAAACCATGGAAATCAACCAGAAGTTCTTCCCGGTGCTGGACGACGGCGGCAAGTTGACCGAGCAGTTCATCGGCATCGCCAATATCGTCTCCAGGGACGTGGCCGAAGTGGCCAAGGGCTACGAGCGGGTGATCCGCCCGCGCTTTGCCGATGCCAAGTTCTTCTTCGACGAAGACCTCAAGCAGGGGCTGGAGGCGATGGGCGCGGGTCTGGCCAGCGTCACCTACCAGGCCAAGCTGGGCAGCGTGGCCGACAAGGTGGCGCGCGTGGCGGCGCTGGCCGAGGCGATCGCGCCGCAGGTCGGTGCCGATCCGGTGCAGGCGCGTCGCGCCGCGCAGCTGGCCAAGAACGACCTGCAGTCGCGCATGGTCAACGAATTCCCCGAGTTGCAGGGTATTGCCGGGCGGCATTACGCCAAGGCTGCTGGTGAGCCTAGCGAGATTTCATTGGCGATCGACGAGGCGTATCAACCGCGTTTTGCCGGCGACGACATCGCACTGTCGCCGTTGGGCAAGGTGCTGGCGATTGCCGAACGTTTGGATACCTTGGCCGGTGGCTTTGCGGCCGGTTTGAAGCCGACCGGCAACAAGGACCCGTTCGCGCTGCGGCGTAATGCGTTGGGGTTGGCGCGGACGGTGATTGAGAGTGGGTTTGAGCTGGATCTGAAGGTGACGTTGGTGACTGCGGTCAAGTTGCTGCCGTGGGATCGCCTCATGAGAAAAGCGACGCTGAAAGACGAAGAAAGAATTGCTGATATCGACTCCGCACAATACGCGCAGCTCGCTTCTGAAATCTTCGACTTCATCCTGGACCGCCTACGCGGCTACTACGCAGACAAAGGCGTCCCTGCCACGCACTTCAATGCGGTCGCCGCATTGTTCTCGGTCGCGCCCGAGGGCGCTCCTGCAGGGCTCGTAGGAGCGCACCCCGGCGCGACCCACGGCTCCCTCTACGACTTCGATCGCCGCATCGATGCCATCGGCATCTTCGCCACGTTGCCCGAAGCCGAAGCCTTGGCCGCAGCCAACAAGCGCATCCGCAACATCCTGCGCAAGGTCGAGGGCGAGATTCCCGGCGATATCGACACCCGCCTGCTGCGCGAACCGGCCGAAGAAGCCCTGGCCGAAGCGGTGGAAGCGGCCATCGGCGACACCGGCGATGCGTTGCACCGCCACGACTACGTTGCCGTGCTCGCGCGCCTGGCCCGCCTGCGCCCGCAGGTGGATGCGTTCTTCGAGGGCGTGATGGTCAACGCCGAAGACCCGCAGCTGCGTGCCAACCGTCTGGCGCTGCTGAAGAAGCTCGGCGACCGCCTCGGCAGCGTTGCCGCCATCGAGCATCTGTCCAGCTGA
- the glyQ gene encoding glycine--tRNA ligase subunit alpha: MSDSRRVPITFQGLIQTLNQYWAEQGCVLIQPLDLEVGAGTFHPATFLRALGPEPWNAAYVQPSRRPTDGRYGENPNRLQRYYQYQVAMKPNPDNIQDLYLGSLKALGIDPLVHDLRFVEDNWESPTLGAWGLGWEVWLNGMEVTQFTYFQQAGGLECKPVLGEITYGLERLCMYLQSCDNVYDLVWTYGPDGAPVSYGDVYHQNEVEQSAYNFEHANVAELFHRFDACEAEARHLVEVGLPLPAYEQVTKASHAFNLLDARRAISVTERQRYILRVRALAQGVAQAYYAQREKLGFPGVKR; the protein is encoded by the coding sequence ATGTCCGATTCCCGCCGCGTTCCAATCACGTTCCAGGGCCTGATCCAGACCCTCAACCAGTACTGGGCCGAGCAAGGCTGCGTGCTGATCCAGCCGCTGGACCTGGAAGTGGGCGCAGGCACGTTCCATCCGGCCACCTTCCTGCGCGCGCTGGGACCGGAGCCGTGGAATGCGGCCTACGTGCAGCCCTCGCGCCGCCCCACCGACGGCCGCTACGGCGAAAACCCCAACCGACTGCAGCGCTACTACCAGTACCAGGTGGCGATGAAGCCCAACCCGGACAACATCCAGGACCTGTACCTGGGCTCGCTCAAGGCGCTAGGCATCGACCCACTGGTGCACGACCTGCGCTTTGTCGAAGACAACTGGGAATCGCCGACGCTGGGCGCCTGGGGCCTGGGCTGGGAAGTCTGGCTCAACGGCATGGAAGTGACCCAGTTCACCTACTTCCAGCAGGCCGGCGGCCTGGAGTGCAAGCCGGTACTGGGCGAGATCACCTACGGGCTGGAACGGCTGTGCATGTACCTGCAGAGCTGCGACAACGTCTACGACCTGGTGTGGACCTACGGCCCGGATGGCGCGCCGGTGAGCTACGGCGATGTCTATCACCAGAACGAGGTGGAGCAGAGCGCCTACAACTTCGAACATGCCAATGTGGCCGAGCTGTTCCATCGGTTCGACGCGTGCGAGGCCGAGGCCAGGCACCTGGTCGAGGTCGGCCTGCCGTTGCCGGCGTACGAGCAGGTCACCAAGGCCAGCCACGCGTTCAACCTGCTGGATGCGCGCCGCGCGATCAGCGTGACCGAACGCCAGCGCTACATCCTGCGCGTGCGCGCGCTGGCGCAGGGCGTGGCGCAGGCGTATTACGCACAACGCGAGAAGCTGGGCTTTCCCGGAGTCAAGCGCTGA
- a CDS encoding GspE/PulE family protein, whose protein sequence is MEQRRTADPEGAVAILPRGRLMFDPVAAALLADGMVVPHEHERVQFSAAGVRNASEVHPLVLLANLKLHAAQPPAGELGLERLTEWLATRTGLRYLRIDPTRIDVAAVTGVVSHAYARRHRILPLALDAERVLIATSEPLALDWLADVQHLSRRRIDLALINPLDLHRYTMEFFGVTQSVRGARGDARGAESSSGLPSFEQLVELGRAGDVNADDHHIVHIVDWLLQYAYEQRASDIHLEPRREAGRMRFRIDGVLHKVLEVPPSVMTAVVSRIKVLGRMDLAERRRPQDGRIKTRSPGGREVEMRLSTMPTAFGEKCVMRIFDPDSAFKSIEQLGFSPEEAAGWSALVERPHGIVLVTGPTGSGKTTTLYSTLKRLATPDVNVCSVEDPIEMIAPEFNQMQVQQNIDLDFASGVRTLLRQDPDIIMIGEIRDLETAQMAVQASLTGHLVLSTLHTNDAASAITRLLDLGVPHYLVASTLNGVLAQRLVRTLCVHCKRPHTLSDDDWSAIREPGEALPEVLNVHAPVGCLECRRTGYLGRVGLYELLPVSPRLRSLIRADTDLASFSQAARGDGLRTLRRTGLEKVAAGLTTIEEVLSVLPPRE, encoded by the coding sequence ATGGAACAGCGGCGTACGGCCGATCCAGAGGGTGCGGTGGCGATCCTGCCACGCGGACGACTGATGTTCGACCCGGTGGCCGCCGCGTTGCTCGCCGATGGCATGGTGGTGCCGCACGAACACGAGCGCGTGCAGTTCTCCGCCGCCGGGGTACGCAACGCCAGCGAAGTGCATCCACTGGTGCTGCTGGCCAATCTCAAGCTGCATGCCGCGCAGCCGCCGGCCGGCGAGCTGGGCCTGGAACGGCTCACCGAATGGCTGGCCACACGCACCGGCCTGCGCTACCTGCGCATCGACCCCACCCGCATCGATGTGGCCGCGGTCACCGGCGTGGTCTCGCATGCCTACGCGCGCCGCCACCGCATCCTGCCGCTGGCGCTGGATGCCGAACGCGTGCTGATCGCCACCAGCGAGCCGCTGGCGCTGGACTGGCTGGCCGACGTGCAGCACCTGAGCCGGCGTCGCATCGACCTGGCGCTGATCAACCCGCTGGACCTGCATCGCTACACGATGGAGTTCTTCGGCGTGACCCAGTCGGTGCGCGGCGCGCGTGGCGATGCACGCGGCGCGGAGTCGAGCTCGGGCCTGCCCAGTTTCGAACAGCTGGTGGAACTGGGCCGCGCCGGCGATGTCAACGCCGACGACCACCACATCGTGCATATCGTCGACTGGCTGCTGCAGTACGCCTATGAACAGCGGGCCAGCGACATCCATCTGGAGCCGCGTCGCGAGGCCGGGCGCATGCGTTTCCGTATCGACGGGGTGCTGCACAAGGTGCTGGAAGTACCGCCGTCGGTGATGACCGCCGTGGTGAGCCGCATCAAGGTGCTCGGCCGCATGGACCTGGCCGAGCGCCGCCGCCCGCAGGACGGCCGCATCAAGACCCGTTCGCCGGGCGGGCGCGAGGTGGAAATGCGCCTGTCCACGATGCCCACCGCGTTCGGCGAGAAGTGCGTGATGCGCATCTTCGACCCGGATTCGGCATTCAAGAGCATCGAACAACTCGGCTTCAGCCCGGAAGAAGCCGCCGGCTGGAGCGCGCTGGTCGAGCGCCCGCATGGCATCGTGCTGGTCACCGGCCCCACCGGCTCGGGCAAGACCACCACGCTGTACTCCACGCTCAAGCGCCTGGCCACGCCGGATGTGAACGTGTGCAGCGTGGAAGACCCGATCGAAATGATCGCGCCGGAATTCAACCAGATGCAGGTCCAGCAGAACATCGACCTGGATTTCGCCAGCGGCGTGCGTACGCTGCTGCGCCAGGACCCGGACATCATCATGATCGGCGAAATCCGCGACCTGGAAACCGCGCAGATGGCGGTGCAGGCCTCGCTGACCGGGCATCTGGTGCTGTCGACGCTGCACACCAACGACGCCGCCTCGGCGATCACCCGTTTGCTGGACCTGGGCGTGCCGCATTACCTGGTCGCCTCCACGCTCAACGGCGTGCTGGCGCAGCGGCTGGTGCGCACCCTGTGCGTGCATTGCAAGCGCCCGCACACGCTCAGCGACGACGACTGGTCGGCGATCCGAGAGCCGGGCGAAGCGCTGCCGGAAGTGCTCAACGTGCACGCGCCGGTCGGTTGTCTTGAATGCCGCCGCACCGGCTATCTCGGCCGCGTGGGCCTGTACGAATTGCTGCCGGTGAGTCCGCGGTTGCGCAGCCTGATCCGCGCCGACACCGACCTGGCCAGCTTCAGCCAGGCCGCACGCGGCGACGGCCTGCGCACGCTGCGCCGCACCGGCCTGGAAAAGGTCGCCGCCGGGCTGACCACCATCGAAGAAGTGCTGTCGGTGCTTCCGCCGCGGGAATAA
- a CDS encoding glutamine amidotransferase produces the protein MSVLPFLIIETGHPVPEMKRYGRFPHWIRVAAGLAERETVVIDVANGDDLPDRGRFAGIIISGSAAFVTDRADWSERSAQWLRDAAHDGKPLLGICYGHQLLAHALGGEVDYNPAGRESGTIALELHPPAGQDPLFAGLPAQFPAHATHLQTVVRAPDGAIVLAHSRQDRCHAFRWGRATWGVQFHPEFATHHMRGYVRARAECIARHGHCARTVAREVTAAPVARKLLRRFVHHARGLQTVNAHPAAHT, from the coding sequence ATGTCCGTTTTGCCGTTCCTGATCATCGAAACCGGCCACCCCGTGCCGGAGATGAAGCGATACGGCCGCTTTCCGCACTGGATCCGTGTGGCAGCCGGGCTGGCCGAGCGCGAGACCGTGGTGATCGATGTCGCCAATGGCGACGACCTGCCAGACCGCGGCCGCTTTGCCGGCATCATCATCAGCGGCTCGGCCGCATTCGTCACCGACCGCGCCGACTGGAGCGAGCGCAGCGCGCAGTGGCTGCGCGACGCCGCCCATGACGGCAAGCCGTTGCTGGGCATCTGCTACGGCCATCAGTTGCTGGCCCACGCGCTGGGCGGCGAGGTCGACTACAACCCGGCCGGGCGCGAGTCCGGCACCATCGCGCTGGAGCTGCACCCGCCGGCCGGGCAGGACCCGTTGTTTGCAGGCCTTCCGGCGCAGTTCCCGGCCCATGCCACCCACCTGCAGACGGTGGTGCGCGCGCCGGACGGCGCCATCGTGCTGGCGCATTCGCGTCAGGACCGTTGCCACGCCTTCCGTTGGGGCCGGGCCACCTGGGGCGTACAGTTCCACCCGGAGTTCGCCACCCACCATATGCGCGGCTATGTCCGCGCGCGCGCCGAGTGCATTGCCCGCCACGGTCACTGCGCGCGCACGGTCGCCCGCGAGGTCACCGCAGCCCCGGTCGCCCGCAAGCTGCTGCGCCGGTTCGTGCATCACGCACGCGGCCTGCAAACAGTGAACGCTCATCCCGCCGCGCACACGTAA
- a CDS encoding BPSS1780 family membrane protein: MSEIRKVPASAGAEWLLTGFSLLKRAPLALGSLGVIWSVAASLVVSLSVLVPLLGPALQFLLVLAGPLFMGGMLWAIREVDQGRIAKPSHLLHGLQDGRAPHLLVSLLPQLIAGLLLGVLLLAMIGASGLQQLSEVMLKINQISQSGAQPDPVQIEQLAASLPAGRILLWLLLTIATFAAMTLALFVMPPQVMFDRSTGSHALRESLRASLHNLPAMLVFFVLAFIAIFAIYFAVMIVALIVGLVAGQTVAMWLAQLLLMAVLMPVFAGSVYAAWKQMFTHEGATAQPTPPSRPDVFAA, encoded by the coding sequence ATGAGCGAAATTCGCAAGGTGCCGGCATCCGCTGGCGCAGAATGGCTGTTGACCGGTTTCTCGCTGCTGAAGCGGGCGCCGCTGGCGCTTGGCTCGCTGGGGGTGATCTGGAGCGTGGCCGCCTCGCTGGTGGTGTCGCTGTCGGTGCTGGTGCCGCTGCTGGGCCCGGCGCTGCAGTTCCTGCTGGTGCTGGCCGGCCCGTTGTTCATGGGCGGCATGCTGTGGGCAATCCGCGAAGTCGACCAGGGCCGCATCGCCAAGCCATCGCACCTGCTGCACGGCCTGCAGGACGGCCGTGCGCCGCATTTGCTGGTGTCGCTGCTGCCGCAACTGATTGCCGGCCTGCTGCTGGGCGTGCTGCTGCTGGCGATGATTGGCGCCAGCGGGCTGCAGCAGTTGTCCGAGGTGATGCTCAAGATCAACCAGATCAGCCAATCCGGCGCGCAGCCGGACCCGGTGCAGATCGAGCAGCTTGCGGCCAGCCTGCCGGCCGGGCGCATCCTGTTGTGGCTGCTGCTGACCATCGCCACGTTTGCGGCAATGACATTGGCGCTGTTCGTGATGCCGCCGCAGGTGATGTTCGACCGCAGCACCGGCAGCCACGCACTGCGCGAAAGCCTGCGTGCCAGCCTGCACAACCTGCCGGCGATGCTGGTGTTCTTCGTGCTGGCCTTCATCGCCATCTTCGCGATCTATTTCGCGGTGATGATCGTGGCGCTGATCGTCGGCCTGGTGGCAGGGCAAACGGTGGCGATGTGGCTGGCGCAGCTGCTGCTGATGGCGGTGCTGATGCCGGTGTTCGCCGGCTCGGTCTACGCCGCGTGGAAACAGATGTTCACCCACGAAGGCGCCACCGCCCAGCCCACCCCACCCTCGCGCCCGGATGTGTTTGCGGCTTGA
- the tatC gene encoding twin-arginine translocase subunit TatC — MSLFDDAQAESSLIEHLVELRARLVRALIGLGVVLLALLPFSRAIYSWLAAPLISQLPLGQTMIAMNPAGAFFAPLKLTFFVAVFVSVPWLLYQAWAFVAPGLYQREKKLAFPLLASAVALFYIGCAFAYFLVLPAVFHFLTTFKPDVIAITPDANSYLDFVLAIFFAFGASFELPVALVILVLLGWVSPKQLSEGRGYAIVGIFILAAVLTPPDVVSQLMLAIPMCLLYELGIIASRAVGPKE; from the coding sequence TTGAGCCTGTTCGACGACGCACAGGCCGAGAGCAGCCTGATCGAACACCTGGTCGAATTGCGCGCGCGCCTGGTGCGTGCGTTGATCGGCCTGGGCGTGGTGTTGCTGGCGCTGCTGCCGTTTTCGCGTGCGATCTATTCCTGGCTGGCCGCGCCGCTGATCTCGCAGCTCCCGCTGGGGCAGACGATGATCGCGATGAACCCGGCCGGCGCGTTCTTCGCCCCGCTCAAGCTCACCTTCTTCGTGGCGGTCTTCGTCAGCGTGCCATGGCTGCTGTATCAGGCCTGGGCGTTCGTGGCGCCAGGCCTGTACCAGCGTGAGAAGAAGCTGGCATTTCCGTTGCTGGCCTCGGCGGTGGCGCTGTTCTACATCGGCTGCGCGTTCGCGTATTTTCTGGTGTTGCCGGCGGTGTTCCACTTCCTCACCACGTTCAAGCCGGACGTGATCGCCATTACCCCGGACGCCAATTCCTATCTGGATTTCGTGCTGGCGATCTTCTTCGCCTTCGGTGCCAGTTTCGAATTACCGGTCGCGCTGGTGATCCTGGTGCTGCTGGGCTGGGTCAGCCCCAAACAGCTGAGCGAGGGCCGCGGCTACGCCATCGTCGGTATCTTCATCCTGGCCGCCGTGCTCACCCCGCCGGACGTGGTCTCGCAGCTGATGCTGGCCATCCCGATGTGCCTGCTCTATGAGCTGGGCATTATCGCTTCGCGCGCTGTGGGGCCGAAAGAGTAG
- the tatB gene encoding Sec-independent protein translocase protein TatB, translated as MFDIGVGELTLIAIVALVVLGPERLPKAARFAGLWVRRARMQWDSVKQELERELEAEELKRSLQDVQASLREAEGQLRNTQQQVEEGARGVHDQARGLHDEIGRDIDIRTSATPVAAPLELPADAPVVLEPGSVQPLAQVPGPSPVIAQAQPIAPAPRQTLVPAPHGGLTSTPVNAQGSTVPTPADGSSTQEKAP; from the coding sequence GTGTTTGACATAGGTGTTGGCGAACTGACGCTGATTGCGATCGTCGCCCTGGTGGTGCTCGGTCCCGAGCGTTTGCCCAAGGCGGCCCGGTTTGCCGGATTGTGGGTGCGCCGTGCGCGCATGCAGTGGGATTCGGTCAAGCAGGAGCTCGAGCGCGAGCTGGAAGCCGAAGAACTCAAGCGCAGCCTGCAGGACGTGCAGGCCTCGCTGCGCGAAGCCGAAGGGCAGCTGCGCAACACCCAGCAGCAGGTCGAAGAAGGTGCGCGCGGCGTGCATGACCAGGCGCGCGGCCTGCACGACGAGATCGGCCGCGATATCGACATCCGCACCAGCGCCACGCCGGTGGCCGCACCGCTGGAGTTGCCTGCCGATGCGCCAGTGGTGCTGGAGCCGGGCAGCGTGCAGCCGCTCGCGCAGGTGCCGGGGCCATCTCCGGTCATTGCCCAGGCACAGCCGATTGCGCCCGCACCGCGGCAGACGCTGGTGCCGGCACCGCACGGCGGCCTGACCTCCACACCGGTGAATGCGCAGGGCAGCACCGTGCCCACGCCCGCAGATGGCAGCAGCACCCAGGAGAAGGCGCCTTGA
- the tatA gene encoding Sec-independent protein translocase subunit TatA — protein MGGFSIWHWLIVLVIVLLVFGTKRLTSGAKDLGSAVKEFKKGMHDDDKPAGKLGDDSRTAEQAREAQADRDRDAR, from the coding sequence ATGGGCGGTTTCAGCATTTGGCACTGGCTGATCGTGCTGGTGATCGTGCTGCTGGTGTTCGGTACCAAGCGGCTCACCAGTGGTGCCAAGGATCTCGGCAGCGCGGTCAAGGAATTCAAGAAAGGCATGCACGACGACGACAAGCCGGCCGGCAAGCTCGGCGACGACTCCCGGACTGCCGAGCAGGCGCGTGAGGCGCAGGCCGACCGCGACCGCGACGCGCGCTGA
- a CDS encoding YSC84-related protein yields MPRLSRLALLLSLTFAAGHAVAGPEEDQRARNAVRVLNEIMKIPEQSIPDKLLDEARAIVVIPDTLKAGLVIGGRRGHGLMSMKNADGSWSQPVFVKLTGGSIGFQAGVQSSDVVLVFRNDRSLDNIVNGKFTLGADAGVAAGPVGRNAAAATDGQLKAEIWSWSRARGLFAGVALDGAVLQIDDAADLNAYGGGATPRMIFEGRTNERPSTDVIAFRDRLEEVTYTARANRTSDGDSDETAPPGPARAPGAAPAAQSAPPPPANEASTVPMQPSTTPPPQQGFQPVSDGEIRTESLDGNR; encoded by the coding sequence ATGCCTCGTCTGTCGCGTCTGGCCCTGTTGTTGTCGCTGACCTTCGCCGCCGGCCACGCCGTTGCCGGCCCGGAAGAGGATCAGCGCGCGCGTAACGCGGTGCGGGTGCTCAACGAGATCATGAAGATTCCCGAGCAGTCCATTCCGGACAAACTGCTCGACGAGGCACGCGCCATCGTGGTCATCCCCGACACGCTCAAGGCCGGGCTGGTGATCGGCGGCCGCCGCGGCCACGGCCTGATGTCGATGAAGAATGCCGACGGCAGCTGGTCGCAGCCGGTGTTCGTCAAGCTCACCGGCGGCAGCATCGGCTTCCAGGCCGGCGTGCAGTCTTCCGACGTGGTGCTGGTGTTCCGCAACGACCGCAGCCTGGACAACATCGTCAACGGCAAGTTCACCCTCGGCGCCGATGCCGGCGTGGCCGCCGGCCCGGTCGGTCGCAATGCCGCCGCCGCCACCGACGGCCAGCTCAAGGCCGAAATCTGGTCGTGGTCGCGCGCCCGCGGCCTGTTCGCCGGCGTGGCGCTGGATGGCGCGGTGCTGCAGATCGACGATGCCGCCGACCTCAACGCCTACGGCGGCGGCGCCACCCCGCGCATGATCTTCGAAGGCCGTACCAACGAGCGCCCGTCCACCGACGTGATCGCCTTCCGCGACCGTCTGGAAGAAGTCACCTACACCGCGCGTGCCAATCGCACCAGCGATGGCGACAGTGACGAGACTGCCCCCCCCGGGCCGGCGCGCGCGCCAGGCGCGGCCCCTGCAGCGCAATCGGCCCCGCCGCCGCCGGCCAACGAGGCCAGCACGGTGCCGATGCAGCCCAGCACCACGCCGCCCCCGCAGCAGGGGTTCCAGCCGGTGTCCGATGGCGAAATCCGCACCGAATCACTAGACGGCAACCGCTGA
- the hemH gene encoding ferrochelatase has protein sequence MAGMNTTPDTALLVVNLGTPESPTAPAVRRYLAEFLSDRRVVAIPPLFWKPLLYGVILPIRGPKSAEKYAKVWLPDGSPLAVYTRRLAEGLKDVMPDWQVEWAMRYGEPALRKTLDGLRARGIKRIVVLPLYPQYSTTTTASIQDVVDAWRPSAPEVEVSVIQDYCEDAGWVAAIADSIRAHWQAHGRSEKLMFSFHGLPQRVANAGDPYPQQCERSAQAIVAALGLGADDWQMGYQSRFGAERWLQPYAEPTLWALAEGGVRSFDLVCPGFATDCLETLEEVALGFAETLAERGATLSYIPCLNAAPPHAQALAALARRA, from the coding sequence ATGGCCGGCATGAACACCACCCCCGATACCGCCCTGCTGGTCGTCAATCTCGGCACTCCCGAATCGCCCACCGCCCCGGCCGTGCGCCGCTACCTGGCCGAGTTCCTCAGCGACCGCCGCGTGGTGGCGATCCCGCCGCTGTTCTGGAAGCCGCTGCTGTATGGGGTGATCCTGCCGATCCGCGGGCCCAAGTCGGCGGAAAAATACGCCAAGGTCTGGCTGCCGGACGGCTCGCCGCTGGCGGTGTACACGCGCCGCCTGGCCGAGGGCCTGAAGGACGTCATGCCCGACTGGCAGGTGGAATGGGCCATGCGTTACGGCGAACCGGCCCTGCGCAAGACGCTCGATGGGCTGCGCGCACGCGGCATCAAGCGCATCGTGGTGTTGCCGCTGTATCCGCAGTATTCGACCACCACCACCGCCTCGATCCAGGACGTGGTGGATGCCTGGCGGCCCAGCGCACCGGAGGTCGAGGTCAGCGTGATCCAGGACTATTGCGAGGACGCCGGCTGGGTGGCGGCGATCGCCGATTCCATCCGTGCGCACTGGCAGGCGCACGGGCGCAGCGAGAAGCTGATGTTCTCCTTCCACGGCCTGCCGCAACGCGTGGCCAACGCCGGCGATCCGTACCCGCAGCAATGCGAGCGCAGCGCGCAGGCGATCGTCGCTGCGCTGGGCCTGGGCGCGGACGACTGGCAGATGGGCTACCAGTCGCGCTTCGGTGCCGAGCGCTGGCTGCAGCCGTATGCCGAGCCGACGCTGTGGGCGTTGGCCGAAGGCGGCGTACGCAGCTTCGATCTGGTGTGCCCCGGCTTTGCCACCGATTGTCTTGAAACGCTGGAAGAAGTGGCCCTGGGCTTTGCCGAAACGCTGGCCGAGCGCGGCGCCACGCTCAGTTACATCCCCTGCCTCAACGCCGCCCCACCGCATGCGCAGGCGCTGGCCGCACTGGCGCGCCGCGCGTGA